A window of the Theileria parva strain Muguga chromosome 2, complete sequence, whole genome shotgun sequence genome harbors these coding sequences:
- the TFIIB1 gene encoding Transcription factor TFIIB repeat family protein has product MVLLNRPGQVRGLTCSTCKDSSTVVVDHVEGNQLCLSCGRVLENVLISEQQEWRNFNTESLGQAGAEKSRVGELNDVWLDGTSSTTFIGGSKKMQHLQNLMTNYDSSDRALKTSFTLLRTIADSLNIRDQVVERAKEILKELNQMGHLRSRANSLNTLAVLYLACRESSVSRSLRELVIYDRSLTVKELGRAINRLKKVLPNRGNAPTEDVSQLMPRFCSRLNLSNEIMTTCEAVAQKSFVLLTSAHRTTSLAGGIIYLVTRLFFADDSPISISDISQVCGTSTGTIKTTYKELCLYLDKLIPPKHKDKIHNITNVAANTTGKVESSPAPVRSLLTGNFTNF; this is encoded by the coding sequence ATGGTTTTGTTGAATAGACCAGGACAAGTCAGAGGTTTAACATGTTCCACATGTAAGGATTCATCTACAGTGGTGGTTGACCACGTTGAGGGGAACCAGTTGTGCCTAAGTTGTGGCCGTGTGCTGGAAAACGTGTTAATATCAGAACAACAGGAATGGCGTAACTTTAATACAGAATCCCTGGGTCAGGCAGGAGCAGAGAAGAGTAGGGTGGGTGAGTTGAATGACGTGTGGCTTGACGGTACAAGCAGTACAACATTTATCGGAGGATCTAAAAAGATGCAACATTTGCAGAATTTGATGACGAATTATGACTCCTCTGATCGAGCTCTGAAAACTAGTTTTACGTTGTTACGAACTATAGCAGATTCACTTAATATAAGGGACCAAGTGGTGGAACGAGCGAaggaaattttaaaggagTTGAACCAAATGGGTCATTTAAGATCGAGAGcaaatagtttaaatacTTTGGCAGTGCTGTATTTGGCCTGTAGAGAAAGTTCAGTTTCCCGTTCACTGAGGGAACTTGTGATTTATGATCGCAGTTTAACTGTTAAGGAACTCGGTAGAGCTATTAATAGGCTTAAAAAGGTATTACCAAATAGAGGAAACGCACCCACGGAAGATGTTTCTCAACTTATGCCGCGATTTTGCTCAAGACTTAACCTCAGTAATGAGATTATGACAACGTGTGAAGCAGTTGCTCAGAAAAGTTTTGTACTTCTGACTAGTGCTCACAGAACAACTTCATTAGCCGGCggtattatttatcttGTAACTCGTCTTTTTTTCGCTGATGACTCGCCAATATCAATTTCTGACATTTCTCAAGTTTGTGGGACCAGCACAGGAACCATCAAGACTACATATAAGGAACTGTGTTTATACCTGGATAAACTGATACCTCCTAAAcataaagataaaatacataatattacCAACGTTGCTGCTAATACTACTGGAAAGGTAGAGTCGAGTCCAGCTCCAGTAAGGAGCCTACTAACAGGAAATTTCACCAATTTTtaa
- the RPN11 gene encoding JAB1/Mov34/MPN/PAD-1 ubiquitin protease produces MGDSTRSFQGLFNSFGGMRNMQNFGPLADTSEQVYISSLALLKMLKHGRAGVPMEVMGLMLGDFIDDYTIRVVDVFSMPQSGNSVSVEAVDPVYQTEMKDQLKRTGRPEVVVGWYHSHPGFGCWFSGTDVNTQQSFEQLNPRAVGVVIDPIQSVKGKVVIDCFRLISPHLIMLGHEPRQTTSNIGHLQKPTIIALVHGLNRNYYSIVINCKKTPLESQMLLNFNKNRWTKDLHLQDFVERQKENNDLVREIRDLCEKYNQSIKQEMTCKPEELVVANVGKLDAKKHIENSVNTLLSNNTLNVFSTMLAIEML; encoded by the exons ATGGGAGATTCTACAAGGTCGTTCCAGGGACTTTTTAATTCCTTTGGAGGAATGCGAAATATGCAAAATTTTGGGCCCTTGGCTGACACTTCAGAACAAGTTTACATCTCGTCTCTTGCTCTACTTAAAATGCTAAAACACGGGagg GCTGGAGTTCCTATGGAAGTAATGGGTTTGATGCTGGGTGATTTTATTGACGATTACACTATCAGAGTCGTTGACGTTTTCTCAATGCCCCAGTCAG GTAACAGTGTCAGCGTTGAGGCTGTTGACCCAGTCTATCAAACTGAAATGAAAGACCAACTTAAGAGAACAGGACGTCCGGAAGTCGTTGTTGGTTGGTATCACTCACATCCGGGCTTTGGATGCTGGTTTTCAG GAACTGATGTGAATACTCAGCAGAGTTTTGAGCAGTTAAATCCTCGTGCAGTTGGAGTTGTTATTGATCCTATCCAATCTGTCAAAGGCAAAGTCGTTATTGATTGTTTCAGACTCATTTCTCCACATCTCATTATGCTAG GACATGAGCCAAGGCAGACTACTAGTAATATTGGTCATTTACAGAAGCCAACGATTATTGCACTGGTTCATGGCCTGAATCGGAACTACTATAGCATAGTAATAAACTGCAAAAAGACACCACTTGAGAGTCAAATGCTCTTAAACTTTAATAAGAACAGATGGACCAAGGATTTACACTTACAG GATTTTGTGGAGAGGCAGAAGGAAAACAATGATTTAGTGCGTGAAATAAGAGATTTATGTGAAAAATATAACCAGAGTATCAAGCAGGAGATGACATGTAAACCTGAAGAATTGGTAGTCGCAAACGTAGGAAAACTTGACGCTAAAAAACACATTGAAAATAGCGTCAACACTCTACTCTCAAATAACACATTAAACGTTTTCAGCACAATGCTCGCAATTGAAATGTTATAG